One genomic window of Vibrio parahaemolyticus includes the following:
- a CDS encoding sensor domain-containing diguanylate cyclase, translated as MVNQRRFSLSFVVFFPLVLFIVVMLVTTKNYYDAVNRYIDTEYSRIDRALTRGIKVLTALDYSFTNYSNFANPLSEEHNSIVKGDICYIWPIDVLLLENVYSDGLPAVDVDYMIVGEKSLCQAGTKINKLAEQKAGFAPSLSFLHDIESHIVGIHYIDKRGYVISSPDKYAKNFTKELWSTLKARPFWQKTAQDKVNITLAGPGPMLDSMEGQIISLTVPIYEKGVHQGVLSIDFDVDALLTTSENLVGKLHLVSNFQTIPEDAVRIKPIEKERLSANHSIYYEYNLWSEIKNLTFFEKYSIMVAVFIYVLSTVVLFYVNMHTERRYFKDLAARDPMTGLLNRRGMQAVWRNKMTKKNVALAVFDIDNFKTINDTYGHDVGDSAIQLVAKCIRDNIRHSDVASRFGGEEFILAIYDEDIEGMKHILERVKKAIDERSRRVTKNGFTVSGGVVFSSASKAESFDELFKAADEKLYEAKSTGKNKICY; from the coding sequence ATGGTTAACCAAAGGCGATTTAGCCTCTCATTTGTTGTTTTCTTTCCTTTAGTTCTATTCATTGTGGTAATGCTCGTTACTACAAAAAACTACTACGATGCAGTCAATCGCTATATTGATACTGAATATTCGCGTATCGATAGAGCGTTAACTCGTGGTATCAAAGTCTTAACTGCACTGGACTACAGCTTTACCAACTATTCAAACTTCGCGAACCCTCTTTCTGAAGAGCATAACTCTATTGTGAAAGGCGATATCTGCTATATATGGCCGATTGATGTTTTGCTATTGGAGAACGTTTACAGCGATGGACTGCCAGCGGTTGATGTTGATTACATGATCGTCGGCGAAAAAAGCTTGTGTCAGGCAGGGACGAAAATCAACAAACTTGCAGAACAAAAAGCAGGCTTTGCCCCTTCTTTGTCCTTCCTTCATGATATTGAATCCCACATTGTTGGTATCCATTACATCGATAAACGTGGTTATGTGATTTCGTCGCCCGATAAGTACGCGAAGAATTTTACTAAAGAGCTTTGGTCAACGTTAAAGGCGAGGCCATTCTGGCAAAAAACCGCGCAAGATAAGGTCAACATTACATTGGCTGGGCCTGGGCCGATGCTTGATTCCATGGAAGGGCAAATCATCAGTTTAACAGTGCCAATTTACGAAAAAGGCGTCCACCAAGGGGTGCTCTCGATTGATTTTGATGTCGATGCGCTGCTCACGACTTCTGAAAACCTTGTCGGGAAGCTGCACTTAGTTTCCAATTTCCAAACGATTCCTGAAGATGCCGTGCGGATCAAGCCCATTGAAAAAGAGCGCTTGAGTGCCAATCACAGTATTTATTACGAATATAACTTATGGAGCGAGATTAAGAATTTAACGTTCTTTGAAAAGTACAGCATCATGGTCGCGGTCTTTATTTACGTATTGAGTACCGTAGTACTGTTTTATGTCAACATGCACACCGAACGTCGCTACTTTAAAGATCTTGCTGCAAGAGACCCAATGACAGGGCTGCTCAACCGCAGAGGAATGCAGGCCGTTTGGCGTAATAAAATGACGAAGAAGAACGTGGCATTGGCTGTGTTCGATATCGATAACTTTAAGACTATCAATGATACTTACGGCCATGATGTAGGTGACTCTGCGATTCAACTGGTCGCGAAGTGCATCCGAGATAACATTCGTCACAGTGACGTCGCATCTCGCTTTGGTGGCGAAGAGTTTATTCTCGCGATATACGATGAAGATATTGAAGGGATGAAGCACATTCTTGAACGAGTCAAAAAAGCGATTGATGAACGATCACGACGAGTCACGAAGAATGGATTTACCGTGTCGGGTGGTGTGGTCTTTAGCTCTGCAAGCAAAGCGGAAAGCTTTGATGAACTGTTCAAGGCGGCTGATGAGAAGCTCTATGAAGCGAAAAGTACCGGAAAGAACAAGATTTGTTATTAG